In Nasonia vitripennis strain AsymCx chromosome 2, Nvit_psr_1.1, whole genome shotgun sequence, a genomic segment contains:
- the LOC100120467 gene encoding translocator protein — protein MPVRISWPVVVATVHPNLGGWAGGIITRKNINPWYESLKKPTWTPPKWAFAPIWTTIYCSMGYASHLVLRDSGSWENAALPLSIYGANLALNWAWTPIFFGAHQVKWALYEIIALWGTTAALGIVFYRVNQTAGLLIAPYLAWNTLAAALNYVIYRDNELNKSTVTIEETSEKSK, from the exons ATGCCGGTGAGAATATCGTGGCCCGTGGTCGTAGCGACTGTACACCCGAATCTTGGTGGTTGGGCCGGTGGTATCATTACGAGGAAGAACATCAACCCGTGGTACGAG TCGCTGAAGAAGCCGACATGGACACCACCCAAATGGGCTTTTGCGCCAATCTGGACTACGATTTACTGTTCCATGGGATATGCCTCGCACCTGGTATTACGTGATAGCGGAAGTTGGGAAAACGCAGCTCTGCCATTGTCGATTTATGGTGCTAATTTGGCGCTCAACTGGGCTTGGACGCCTATCTTCTTCGGAGCGCACCAGGTCAAATGG GCGTTGTACGAAATAATTGCTTTATGGGGTACAACCGCCGCGTTGGGCATCGTCTTCTACAGAGTGAACCAGACGGCCGGACTTCTAATTGCCCCCTATCTGGCTTGGAATACTCTTGCAGCTGCCCTCAACTATGTGATATACAGAGACAATGAACTGAACAAATCCACGGTAACAATAGAGGAGACGAGCGAGAAGAGCAAGTAA
- the LOC100123693 gene encoding wiskott-Aldrich syndrome protein family member 3 isoform X2 yields MPLPKRLVEPVHVARGTIHDDFPLPSELEAVTNGTLANTIRQLSSLSRHAEDLFGELTKEAHGLSDRANSLQARIDRLAVKVTQLDSNVEEVSLQDIHMRKAFKSSVVFDQQVVSRDTMPTAMTETYHQCDTPPPLDKLNVYREDGKDGLKFYTDPNYFFDLWSQEMLKDTEKKLHDRGKKPHRPRNEGGSGGGGRHKKRVRQPHNTRERQRQIAVGHGEYIMPAQGIQYRPPHSIPDEALLGMVMTEPRPPRPNSIELRRSYPPEEHQLYSPPMSEHYRAANYAGQVGYDDSAYGSHYAPGQGHSGSDTYQSPGGPGTPSRGGRNRPSQPPPAPPSNASSNSTPTIASANNTPTRGRSMSTGRDTLPPPPPPPGETMSPPSMNGTIPSHLLNRNGSRSNSPLPNHQPTPTSVVTAGGVHLGQMMPMGVDETESVPQDLPPPPPTPDPVPTRPVSPPCNIPPPPPPPPPPPITNGPAMAPNMPMTNGDIAKMIASNPPKLKPLKSIVDGQLRKPGNPNNPAPVDPRNDLLKAIRDGIKLRKVEKSEQKEVERVNALNDVASILARRVAVEFSDSDSASESECDSEGWGEQENTSATNAA; encoded by the exons ATGCCGCTGCCGAAAAGACTCGTGGAGCCGGTGCACGTGGCGCGTGGCACCATACACGACGACTTTCCGCTACCCTCGGAACTCGAGGCTGTGACCAACGGTACACTCGCCAACACCATAAGGCAGCTGTCCAGCCTGTCCAGGCACGCCGAGGATCTCTTTGGCGAACTGACCAAGGAAGCCCATGGACTCAGCGACAGGGCCAACTCGCTGCAGGCCAGGATAGACAGGCTAGCGGTCAAGGTCACCCAGCTTGACAGCAATGTCGAGGAAG TCTCGCTCCAGGACATCCACATGCGCAAGGCGTTCAAGAGCTCGGTGGTCTTCGACCAGCAGGTCGTCTCCAGGGACACCATGCCCACCGCGATGACCGAGACCTACCATCAGTGCGACACACCACCTCCACTCGACAAGCTCAACGTTTACAG GGAGGACGGCAAGGACGGCTTGAAGTTCTATACCGATCCCAATTACTTCTTCGACTTGTGGAGTCAGGAGATGCTCAAGGATACCGAGAAGAAGCTGCACGACAGAGGAAAGAAG CCTCACAGGCCTCGGAACGAAGGTGGAAGTGGCGGCGGAGGTCGACACAAGAAGCGTGTGAGGCAGCCACACAATACCCGCGAGCGTCAACGGCAGATCGCAGTGGGCCATGGCGAGTACATTATGCCTGCCCAGGGCATCCAGTATCGGCCGCCTCACAGTATACCAGACGAGGCGCTGCTGGGTATGGTGATGACGGAACCGAGACCACCAAGACCCAACAGCATCGAGCTGAGGCGCAGCTACCCGCCGGAGGAGCACCAGCTTTACAGTCCGCCCATGTCCGAGCACTATCGGGCGGCCAACTACGCCGGCCAG gtGGGCTATGATGATAGTGCATACGGCTCGCACTACGCACCGGGTCAGGGTCATTCGGGGAGCGACACGTATCAGAGCCCTGGAGGACCAGGAACGCCCAGCAGAGGCGGCAGGAATCGACCCTCGCAGCCACCACCAGCACCACCCAGCAATGCATCGAGCAACTCAACACCGACGATCGCATCGGCTAATAACACACCAACGAGGGGTAGGTCTATGAGTACGGGTAGGGATACCCTGCCACCACCACCGCCACCTCCTGGAGAGACTATGTCACCACCTTCGATGAACG GTACGATTCCATCTCATTTGCTCAATCGAAACGGCAGCCGGTCAAATAGTCCATTGCCGAATCACCAACCAACACCCACGTCTGTGGTAACAGCGGGTGGCGTCCATCTTGGCCAGATGATGCCCATGGGTGTAGATGAAACGGAATCGGTGCCGCAGGATCTACCACCGCCACCTCCGACTCCGGATCCGGTACCAACAAGACCGGTTTCACCACCATGCAACataccgccgccgcctccgccACCGCCACCACCACCTATAACAAACGGACCGGCGATGGCGCCTAACATGCCCATGACCAACGGCGACATTGCCAAAATGATTGCTAGCAACCCTCCGAAGCTCAAACCATTGAAGAGCATCGTCGACGGACAGCTAAGAAAGCCTGGTAATCCCAATAATCCAGCGCCTGTTGATCCTAGAAATGATTTATTGAAGGCCATCAGAGACG gCATAAAATTACGAAAAGTGGAGAAGAGCGAGCAGAAGGAGGTAGAACGAGTGAATGCTCTGAACGATGTGGCATCCATTCTCGCACGACGTGTTGCAGTCGAGTTTAGCGACAGTGACTCCGCATCAGAGAGCGAGTGCGATAGCGAGGGCTGGGGCGAACAGGAAAACACGAGCGCAACGAATGCCGCGTGA
- the LOC100123693 gene encoding wiskott-Aldrich syndrome protein family member 3 isoform X1 has translation MPLPKRLVEPVHVARGTIHDDFPLPSELEAVTNGTLANTIRQLSSLSRHAEDLFGELTKEAHGLSDRANSLQARIDRLAVKVTQLDSNVEEVSLQDIHMRKAFKSSVVFDQQVVSRDTMPTAMTETYHQCDTPPPLDKLNVYREDGKDGLKFYTDPNYFFDLWSQEMLKDTEKKLHDRGKKTESEYAEPFREPHRPRNEGGSGGGGRHKKRVRQPHNTRERQRQIAVGHGEYIMPAQGIQYRPPHSIPDEALLGMVMTEPRPPRPNSIELRRSYPPEEHQLYSPPMSEHYRAANYAGQVGYDDSAYGSHYAPGQGHSGSDTYQSPGGPGTPSRGGRNRPSQPPPAPPSNASSNSTPTIASANNTPTRGRSMSTGRDTLPPPPPPPGETMSPPSMNGTIPSHLLNRNGSRSNSPLPNHQPTPTSVVTAGGVHLGQMMPMGVDETESVPQDLPPPPPTPDPVPTRPVSPPCNIPPPPPPPPPPPITNGPAMAPNMPMTNGDIAKMIASNPPKLKPLKSIVDGQLRKPGNPNNPAPVDPRNDLLKAIRDGIKLRKVEKSEQKEVERVNALNDVASILARRVAVEFSDSDSASESECDSEGWGEQENTSATNAA, from the exons ATGCCGCTGCCGAAAAGACTCGTGGAGCCGGTGCACGTGGCGCGTGGCACCATACACGACGACTTTCCGCTACCCTCGGAACTCGAGGCTGTGACCAACGGTACACTCGCCAACACCATAAGGCAGCTGTCCAGCCTGTCCAGGCACGCCGAGGATCTCTTTGGCGAACTGACCAAGGAAGCCCATGGACTCAGCGACAGGGCCAACTCGCTGCAGGCCAGGATAGACAGGCTAGCGGTCAAGGTCACCCAGCTTGACAGCAATGTCGAGGAAG TCTCGCTCCAGGACATCCACATGCGCAAGGCGTTCAAGAGCTCGGTGGTCTTCGACCAGCAGGTCGTCTCCAGGGACACCATGCCCACCGCGATGACCGAGACCTACCATCAGTGCGACACACCACCTCCACTCGACAAGCTCAACGTTTACAG GGAGGACGGCAAGGACGGCTTGAAGTTCTATACCGATCCCAATTACTTCTTCGACTTGTGGAGTCAGGAGATGCTCAAGGATACCGAGAAGAAGCTGCACGACAGAGGAAAGAAG ACCGAGTCAGAATATGCCGAACCGTTCAGAGAG CCTCACAGGCCTCGGAACGAAGGTGGAAGTGGCGGCGGAGGTCGACACAAGAAGCGTGTGAGGCAGCCACACAATACCCGCGAGCGTCAACGGCAGATCGCAGTGGGCCATGGCGAGTACATTATGCCTGCCCAGGGCATCCAGTATCGGCCGCCTCACAGTATACCAGACGAGGCGCTGCTGGGTATGGTGATGACGGAACCGAGACCACCAAGACCCAACAGCATCGAGCTGAGGCGCAGCTACCCGCCGGAGGAGCACCAGCTTTACAGTCCGCCCATGTCCGAGCACTATCGGGCGGCCAACTACGCCGGCCAG gtGGGCTATGATGATAGTGCATACGGCTCGCACTACGCACCGGGTCAGGGTCATTCGGGGAGCGACACGTATCAGAGCCCTGGAGGACCAGGAACGCCCAGCAGAGGCGGCAGGAATCGACCCTCGCAGCCACCACCAGCACCACCCAGCAATGCATCGAGCAACTCAACACCGACGATCGCATCGGCTAATAACACACCAACGAGGGGTAGGTCTATGAGTACGGGTAGGGATACCCTGCCACCACCACCGCCACCTCCTGGAGAGACTATGTCACCACCTTCGATGAACG GTACGATTCCATCTCATTTGCTCAATCGAAACGGCAGCCGGTCAAATAGTCCATTGCCGAATCACCAACCAACACCCACGTCTGTGGTAACAGCGGGTGGCGTCCATCTTGGCCAGATGATGCCCATGGGTGTAGATGAAACGGAATCGGTGCCGCAGGATCTACCACCGCCACCTCCGACTCCGGATCCGGTACCAACAAGACCGGTTTCACCACCATGCAACataccgccgccgcctccgccACCGCCACCACCACCTATAACAAACGGACCGGCGATGGCGCCTAACATGCCCATGACCAACGGCGACATTGCCAAAATGATTGCTAGCAACCCTCCGAAGCTCAAACCATTGAAGAGCATCGTCGACGGACAGCTAAGAAAGCCTGGTAATCCCAATAATCCAGCGCCTGTTGATCCTAGAAATGATTTATTGAAGGCCATCAGAGACG gCATAAAATTACGAAAAGTGGAGAAGAGCGAGCAGAAGGAGGTAGAACGAGTGAATGCTCTGAACGATGTGGCATCCATTCTCGCACGACGTGTTGCAGTCGAGTTTAGCGACAGTGACTCCGCATCAGAGAGCGAGTGCGATAGCGAGGGCTGGGGCGAACAGGAAAACACGAGCGCAACGAATGCCGCGTGA
- the LOC100120443 gene encoding U6 snRNA-associated Sm-like protein LSm3 translates to MADDAEQAPAINVKEPLDLIRLSLDERIYVKMRNERELRGRLHAYDQHLNMVLGEVEETVTTIEIDEETYEEVYRTTKRTIPMLFVRGDGVILVSPPSMRAAI, encoded by the exons ATGGCAGATGACGCTGAGCAG GCGCCGGCAATCAATGTCAAGGAGCCACTGGATTTGATCAGACTAAGTTTGGACGAAAGGATTTACGTGAAGATGAGGAATGAGCGGGAACTTCGTGGCCGCCTTCAT GCCTATGATCAGCACTTGAACATGGTCCTGGGGGAAGTCGAGGAGACTGTGACCACCATTGAGATCGATGAGGAGACCTACGAAGAAGTGTATCGTACCACCAAGAGAACCATTCCCATGCTGTTTGTCAGAGGTGACGGAGTGATACTTGTCTCACCTCCAAGCATGAGGGCAGCGATATAG
- the LOC100123689 gene encoding sperm flagellar protein 1 produces MSAGAEIGDNNVGEIYAWLDQIPLSRPKRNVARDFSDGVLMAELLKRYYPRHVDVQNYIPGSSIAKKIDNWCTLNRKVFPKLNLKLSKETINKVAQSQPGAIEKVLSEVRSKIIRDCNADRNSMFKDCEDAGGDELLKHATNPEDSLNQTVPKKTFLKVKKELEEKTQAIHILLKKVEHLESMLRFKEQRIEDLASQIQLCAQKT; encoded by the exons ATGAGCGCTGGCGCAGAAATAGGAGATAATAATGTGGGAGAGATTTACGCCTGGCTCGACCAGATACCACTCTCGAGACCAAAGCGGAATGTGGCACGGGATTTCTCGGATGGAG TCTTGATGGCTGAGCTACTGAAGAGGTACTATCCGCGACACGTCGACGTTCAAAATTACATTCCCGGCTCCAGTATAGCCAAGAAAATCGATAACTGGTGCACGCTGAACAGAAAAGTTTTCCCCAAACTCAACCTCAAACTCAGCAAGGaaacaataaacaaagtaGCTCAGTCCCAGCCTGGAGcgatagaaaaagttttgtcTGAAGTTCGTTCCAAGATTATAAGAGATTGTAACGCTGATAGGAACTCAATGTTCAAGGATTGCGAAGATGCTGGTGGGGATG aGCTATTGAAGCATGCCACGAATCCTGAGGATTCGCTGAATCAAACTGTGCCTAAGAAGACCTTTCTCAAAGTGAAAAAAGAATTGGAAGAGAAGACACAAGCTATTCACATACTTCTGAAGAAAGTTGAACATTTAGAAAGTATGCTCAGATTCAAAGAACAGAGGATCGAAGACTTGGCATCTCAAATTCAATTGTGTGCTCAAAAAACTTAA
- the LOC100123686 gene encoding sialin → MAIAEEARRGLKMIPMRYIIAIMNSIGLAIIYGFKSYLNIAIVAMVNGTAVAELEKQNTTEVKPQSAPDGPFVWDSELQGYILSSYFWGYIVSLIPGGMAAEYASAKWVMIVSVMLNVVASLLMPISAEIHYGAFMAMRVIQGLGGGVSFPAVHVMISRWAPPNERSVLASVAYAGTALGTVIAILLSGMIAATLGWKWVFYIEALLCLIWCAAWIMIVQDSPEQQKIIISNDEREFIMNSLGQTKESHKIKLSTVPWFQILKSPPFLSIVVAHFCSNFGWYMMLIELPTFMKEILKYELKDNAWLSALPYFCMWIFTLGLSKLLARMQEKNWISVTVSRKIGTLFSSAVPMFCLLGASYATDKNVTVLLMTIGVTCIGGMYCGFLANHIDLAPNFAGTLVALTNTVATIPGLVVPIFVGKLTKDNQTIEAWRVIFFVTVGLYIIEMLIYTMFGVGEEQPWNKVKSSNHDTERPEQTVPLKEARH, encoded by the exons ATGGCCATTGCCGAGGAGGCACGACGAG GTTTAAAGATGATACCCATGAGGTACATCATCGCGATCATGAACTCGATCGGCCTGGCCATCATCTACGGGTTCAAGTCGTACCTCAACATAGCCATCGTCGCGATGGTCAACGGCACTGCCGTCGCGGAGCTGGAGAAGCAGAACACCACCGAG GTGAAACCACAGTCGGCGCCGGACGGGCCGTTCGTGTGGGACTCGGAGCTGCAAGGCTACATCCTTAGCTCGTACTTCTGGGGCTACATCGTGTCGCTGATACCAGGAGGCATGGCAGCCGAGTACGCCTCGGCCAAGTGGGTGATGATAGTGTCGGTGATGCTGAACGTCGTGGCGTCGCTTCTCATGCCAATTTCTGCCGAGATCCATTACGGGGCCTTCATGGCCATGAGGGTCATCCAGGGCCTTGGTGGG GGCGTCAGTTTTCCAGCGGTGCACGTGATGATCTCGAGATGGGCTCCGCCGAACGAACGCAGCGTCCTCGCATCCGTCGCCTACGCTG GAACGGCCCTGGGTACCGTCATCGCGATACTGCTCTCGGGTATGATAGCGGCGACCCTTGGTTGGAAATGGGTCTTCTACATCGAGGCTCTGCTCTGCCTGATCTGGTGCGCCGCTTGGATCATGATAGTCCAGGACTCGCCTGAGCAGCAGAAAATCATCATCAGTAACGACGAGCGGGAATTCATCATGAACTCGCTCGGTCAGACCAAGGAGTCGCACAAGATT aaacTGTCGACAGTGCCGTGGTTTCAGATTCTAAAGTCGCCGCCGTTTTTGTCTATCGTAGTTGCCCATTTCTGCAGCAACTTCGGCTGGTACATGATGCTCATTGAGCTACCAACGTTTATGAAGGAAATCCTCAAGTACGAGCTCAAAGAT AATGCGTGGCTCTCAGCCTTGCCGTACTTCTGCATGTGGATATTCACGCTCGGTCTCAGCAAACTGCTTGCGAGAATGCAAGAGAAGAATTGGATCTCGGTAACGGTGTCGAGAAAAATCGGTACACTATTCT CATCTGCCGTTCCTATGTTCTGCCTGCTCGGAGCCTCGTACGCGACCGACAAGAACGTGACGGTTCTGCTCATGACGATAGGCGTCACGTGTATCGGCGGAATGTACTGCGGATTTCTAGCCAACCACATAGACTTAGCCCCGAATTTCGCTGGTACGCTCGTCGCCCTGACGAATACCGTCGCAACCATACCAGGACTAGTTGTGCCTATCTTCGTGGGGAAATTGACTAAAGACAAC CAAACCATTGAGGCTTGGAGGGTGATATTCTTCGTAACAGTAGGTCTATACATTATCGAGATGTTGATTTATACAATGTTTGGCGTCGGAGAGGAGCAACCCTGGAACAAGGTCAAGTCGTCAAACCACGACACGGAGAGGCCAGAGCAAACAGTTCCTTTAAAAGAAGCAAGACATTAA
- the LOC100123684 gene encoding 5-methylcytosine rRNA methyltransferase NSUN4, whose translation MTRLFKNIKLFNALKIPVRYKNPSDHWSMLKRKKPSTKKALDHFDDFYQSVYGSDWANIRSALLSENNKYIAVLNNFSDTERICEELQALGAMNLKDIYEASKKNLELHQALRENKEVDVEKLDKNMGDILSDEKMKHSFYPESYQVPRELDNVEREDVSSFKPVQMQSIEKDQYIANDRNRIISSSAGVSASQLFEYVPATKIKGKDDFVLESEHYGYYTQGADFVVKKEEEDCLNFPEKLLLYTFEEGSSMKFPKAKNGSTKVLDYFVLDGASVLPVLSLDLQPGDTVLDMCAAPGGKIMTALQTLNARLIIANDIQESRINRINRFMQELLPSIGDWDKRFFITQSDARYIEDKNIYNKILVDVPCTTDRHVLHEDDNNIFKSTRVKERLRLPEIQCDILKNALKIAILGGTVVYSTCSLSPIQNDGVVQMALKKAFEESNVLYVVKDQTRALKPLQFLYNFGDNGLKYGHIVVPSKSRNWGPMYFCKMVRVQ comes from the exons ATGACACGTCTGTTCAAGAACATCAAACTATTCAATGCGCTCAAAATTCCTGTCAGGTACAAAAATCCGTCTGATCATTGG TCTATGTTGAAAAGGAAAAAGCCATCCACCAAGAAAGCACTCGATCACTTTGATGACTTTTACCAATCGGTTTACGGTAGTGATTGGGCAAACATTAGGTCAGCACTTCTCTCTGAAAACAACAAATATATTGCTGTCCTCAATAATTTCAGTGATACTGAGAGGATTTGTGAAGAATTACaa GCTCTAGGTGCAATGAATCTAAAAGACATTTATGAAGCATCCAAAAAAAACCTCGAGTTACATCAAGCACTACGAGAAAACAAAGAGGTTGATGTTGAGAAGCTGGATAAAAACATGGGTGATATTTTATCCGACGAGAAAATGAAGCACTCCTTTTACCCAGAATCTTATCAGGTCCCCAGAGAATTAGATAATGTAGAACGTGAAGATGTTAGCTCCTTCAAACCTGTCCAAATGCAGTCCATTGAAAAAGATCAGTACATAGCGAATGATCGTAATCGTATAATAAGTTCTTCAGCAGGTGTATCAGCATCTCAATTATTTGAGTATGTCCCtgcaacaaaaataaaag GAAAGGATGATTTTGTTTTGGAGTCTGAGCATTACGGCTACTATACACAAGGAGCTGATTTTGTTGtcaagaaagaagaagaagattgtCTGAACTTTCCTGAGAAACTGTTACTTTACACATTTGAAGAAGGAAGTTCTATGAAGTTTCCAAAGGCTAAAAATGGAAGCACTAAGGTTTTAG ATTACTTTGTTCTGGATGGTGCTTCGGTTTTACCTGTTCTATCTCTAGATTTGCAACCAGGAGACACAGTTTTGGATATGTGTGCAGCCCCTGGTGGAAAGATCATGACAGCTTTACAAACTTTAAATGCTCGTTTGATAATTGCCAATGATATTCAAGAATCAAGGATAAATAGGATAAATAGATTTATGCAAGAATTGCTACCGAGCATAGGAGATTGGGATAAAAGGTTCTTTATTACACAAAGTGATGCAAGATACATTGAggacaaaaatatttacaataag ATCTTAGTCGACGTACCCTGTACAACAGACAGACACGTTCTTCACGAAGACGACAATAACATTTTCAAATCAACTAGAGTAAAAGAAAGATTGAGGTTGCCCGAAATACAGTGCGACATTTTAAA GAATGCACTAAAAATCGCAATCCTTGGCGGTACAGTTGTGTACTCGACGTGCTCTTTGAGTCCCATTCAAAATGACGGTGTTGTTCAAATGGCTCTTAAAAAAGCTTTCGAAGAATCTAACGTCCTCTATGTCGTAAA AGATCAAACGCGTGCATTGAAACCTCTGCAATTTTTGTACAACTTTGGAGATAATGGACTAAAATACGGCCACATTGTTGTTCCTTCTAAAAGCAGAAATTGGGGCCCAATGTACTTTTGTAAAATGGTCAGGGTCCAGTGA